One Rhododendron vialii isolate Sample 1 chromosome 2a, ASM3025357v1 genomic region harbors:
- the LOC131317664 gene encoding phylloplanin-like, with product MAFKSHSLLFVSLMVVAMAAAPMAEAQLGLISGLLGLIKIDGLVRCSVNASTTTAPAFPNALVQLQCGSGNVVSSATTNGSGLFSIVLDPLQFVLSTLLTGCNLVVKTPLSNCNASLPGVGGLISSLQLIGNTLLGLLNITNIVPSGFNFLQNL from the exons ATGGCTTTCAAATCCCATTCCCTCCTCTTTGTTTCCCTGATGGTTGTTGCCATGGCTGCAGCCCCCATGGCCGAAGCCCAACTCGGACTTATCAGCGGTTTATTGGGCTTGATCAAAATTGACGGCCTCGTTCGTTGCTCTGTCAATGCCAGTACTACTACAGCCCCAGCTTTCCCAA ATGCGCTGGTTCAATTGCAGTGTGGATCGGGAAATGTAGTTTCCAGCGCAACAACAAACGGCTCCGGGCTATTTTCCATAGTCCTGGACCCTCTACAATTCGTTCTTTCCACTCTTCTCACGGGCTGTAACTTGGTAGTCAAGACCCCGCTCTCAAACTGCAACGCCTCCCTTCCAGGAGTCGGGGGCCTCATCTCCAGCCTGCAACTCATCGGAAACACCCTTCTCGGCCTCCTCAACATCACCAACATTGTTCCGAGCGGATTTAATTTTCTTCAAAACCTCTAA